TCGACGTTCCATCTCTTCAAACCATCGTTGATACAGCTTGATTGCCCCACCTGCGTCTAAATGTAGGATGATTTTGGCTTGACTAAGAACCTCTCTCGTCGCACGAACTCCTGCTTGGAGCAGCCTTGCACAAGCATCATAGGCGGTACGTTGGAGATCTTCTTCCATATCCTCAAAGCGATCTTCTTCAGCAAGATACTTCGGGGTTTTCCCATCAGGCCATAAAAGGCCATTCGGAGTTTCGTTACCAATCTGTATGTACTCAGGAGCAACCCCTTCATCAGCAAGCGCGGAAAGCACTTCTTTTGTATAAGTATACACTTTGTCTTCCAGAGCCTTCCCTTGTAACTCTTCCCAACCTTTGGGCTTTTTTTGTTTCTTAGGATCTGCCCAAAAATCACTATAGTGAAAATCCAATAAGATGTTCATGTCTTCACGTTTCGCCCTTTTTGCCAGCTCCAATGTGACGCCAAGGTCATTCGTACCGCCCATATACGGCTTTCCTTCTTGATCGTACGGGTCCACCCATAACCTTAGACGAATCATGTTAATACCATTGCGTTTAAGAATTTGAAAGAGATCCTTTTCCATTCCGTCCTCATAAAAAGTACCGCCACACTGCTCAACTTCCTTCAAGGTTGAAATATCTACACCTTTGATAAACATTGCTTTTCCTCTCCTTGGTTACCATTTTCCACTCTATCTGTGACCCCGTAATGATATATATCAATATGCTAGGGATAGCTACTAGTACAGCTTCTGAAGCAAATTCACGTTCTTGGTTGCGAAGGATCTAAATTAAATTAATTAATTTAGTATGCATCACCAATGCAGTCCCTGATTAGGCATTAGGGGTCGATCGTGAAATCGCTTCCATTTGTAATTGAGCTAATATATCAAGGTCCCTCCTCTCTAATCTTACGCTTTAAGATATTCGCCATGAGGTTTCAGTAAAATATTTTAGTTAAATCGTTAAAC
This portion of the Aureibacillus halotolerans genome encodes:
- a CDS encoding glycoside hydrolase family 53 protein encodes the protein MFIKGVDISTLKEVEQCGGTFYEDGMEKDLFQILKRNGINMIRLRLWVDPYDQEGKPYMGGTNDLGVTLELAKRAKREDMNILLDFHYSDFWADPKKQKKPKGWEELQGKALEDKVYTYTKEVLSALADEGVAPEYIQIGNETPNGLLWPDGKTPKYLAEEDRFEDMEEDLQRTAYDACARLLQAGVRATREVLSQAKIILHLDAGGAIKLYQRWFEEMERRKVDFDIVGMSYYPFWHGSMEQLKANIENVNRSFSKPTIVVETAYGFTAEDPPGGSSIFNQELAEKAGYPATVDGQRKFLTDLMTMLKDIPDQAGLGIVYWEPAWLPVKGTTWASHQGMLYGNDVAAPGNNWANQCLFDFNGNALPSLKAFK